The Accipiter gentilis chromosome 34, bAccGen1.1, whole genome shotgun sequence genome has a segment encoding these proteins:
- the CEP83 gene encoding centrosomal protein of 83 kDa isoform X4 translates to MDALGSLLPPVAGNGDMANSVELQKLLMDEKLRCEHHKANYQIIKTEHLRLQEKYTKSQDELKQLLVEKQTVHDKFQLLLAEYQEELLGKTQELEKLKMQVLTPQKLELLKAQIQQELESPMTEHYRKLENEVEKYRTEYNKLRYEHTFLKSEFEHQKEEHARILEEKKIKYESEIARLEKDKEELHNQLLSVDPTRDSKRVEALSREKAQLYQKLKGLEAEVAELRAERDNCGVQAENVQRVQVRQLAEMQAMTRSLEAEKKSAELQIDRIEKELRMSHEQNILLTSKLHKSEREVNALATKVEELKHSHKLEVTNVKLEAARTKSEVERERNKIQSEMDGLLSDKEILKAAVERHKVLLVEKDRELIRKVQAAKEEFFEKIAALQDEKLELENRLADLEKMKMEQDTWRQSEKDQYEEKLRVVQMAEQSSKKELQRLRLKIQQQAIQTEELEEKKRESADLKQQVHDMQLQLASLSQSENDLVESNQKLKEIIERLKQECQHARTRAEKAQLETEKTLEYKRIEWLEEKHVLTQRITEKEEKYNQVKNRLCRAAVAQKKA, encoded by the exons ATGGATGCTTTGGGCAGTCTCCTTCCTCCTGTGGCTGGAAATGGTGATATGGCTAATTCAGTAGAATTACAAAAACTTCTAATGGATGAAAAATTGCGATGTGAACACCATAAAGCAAATTATCAAATCATAAAGACAGAACATCTAAG ATTACAGGAGAAATATACAAAATCACAAGATGAACTGAAGCAGTTGTTAGTTGAAAAGCAGACTGTACATGACAAATTTCAGTTACTTCTTGCTGAATATCAAGAGGAGTTGCTGGGTAAAACACAGGAGCTGGAAAAACTGAAGATGCAG GTGCTAACTCCTCAAAAATTAGAACTGTTAAAAGCACAAATACAGCAGGAATTGGAATCTCCTATGACAGAACATTATCGGAAGCTAGAAAAT GAAgtggaaaaatacagaacagaataTAACAAACTTCGTTATGAACATACTTTTCTGAAATCAGAATTTGAACATCAAAAGGAAGAACATGCACGTAttttagaagagaagaaaataaaatatgagtCTGAG ATTGCAAGGTTGGAGAAGGATAAAGAAGAACTCCATAATCAGCTGCTGAGTGTTGATCCCACGAGGGACAGTAAACGTGTGGAGGCACTCTCTAGAGAAAAGGCACAACTGTATCAGAAATTAAAAGGCTTAGAAGCAGAAGTAGCAGAACTAAGAGCAGAAAGAGACAATTGTGGTGTGCAAGCAGAAAATGTTCAAAGAGTACAAGTACGACAGTTAGCTGAGATGCAGGCTATGACAAGGTCTCTAGAG GCAGAAAAGAAGTCTGCTGAACTACAGATTGATCGAATTGAGAAAGAACTGCGGATGAGTCATGAGCAAAACATTCTCTTAACTAGCAAACTTCACAAATCTGAACGAGAAGTCAATGCCTTAGCTACTAAA GTAGAAGAACTTAAACATTCACATAAATTGGAAGTAACAAATGTCAAACTGGAGGCAGCAAGAACAAAGAGTGAGgtagaaagagagagaaacaagatTCAAAGTGAAATGGATG GATTGCTGTCAGACAAGGAAATTCTTAAGGCAGCTGTTGAACGTCATAAGGTGCTTTTAGTAGAAAAGGATCGGGAGCTAATTCGTAAAGTGCAAGCTGCCAAAGAGGAATTTTTTGAAAAAATTGCAGCCTTACAGGATGAAAA GTTAGAACTCGAGAATAGATTAGCTGATCTAGAGAAGATGAAAATGGAACAAGATACTTGGAGACAATCTGAAAAGGATCAGTATGAAGAGAAACTACGTGTTGTACAGATGGCGGAACAATCTAGCAAAAAGGAACTTCAGCGTTTGCG attaaaaattcAACAGCAAGCTATTCAGACAGAGGAATTGGAAGAAAAGAAACGTGAAAGTGCTGATCTGAAACAG caagtTCATGACATGCAACTCCAGCTTGCGTCACTTTCCCAATCAGAAAATGATTTGGTGGAGTCTAATCAGAAGCTGAAGGAAATAATAGAGAGATTGAAACAAGAATGTCAACATGCAAGGACTCGGGCAGAAAAAGCTCAACTGGAAacagagaa GACCTTAGAATACAAACGTATAGAATGGCTGGAGGAGAAGCATGTGCTTACTCAGCGCatcacagagaaagaagagaaatacaacCAAGTGAAGAACAGGCTATGTCGAGCTGCTGTTGCTCAGAAAAAGGCAT AA
- the CEP83 gene encoding centrosomal protein of 83 kDa isoform X5 produces MDALGSLLPPVAGNGDMANSVELQKLLMDEKLRCEHHKANYQIIKTEHLRLQEKYTKSQDELKQLLVEKQTVHDKFQLLLAEYQEELLGKTQELEKLKMQVLTPQKLELLKAQIQQELESPMTEHYRKLENEVEKYRTEYNKLRYEHTFLKSEFEHQKEEHARILEEKKIKYESEIARLEKDKEELHNQLLSVDPTRDSKRVEALSREKAQLYQKLKGLEAEVAELRAERDNCGVQAENVQRVQVRQLAEMQAMTRSLEAEKKSAELQIDRIEKELRMSHEQNILLTSKLHKSEREVNALATKVEELKHSHKLEVTNVKLEAARTKSEVERERNKIQSEMDGLLSDKEILKAAVERHKVLLVEKDRELIRKVQAAKEEFFEKIAALQDEKLELENRLADLEKMKMEQDTWRQSEKDQYEEKLRVVQMAEQSSKKELQRLRLKIQQQAIQTEELEEKKRESADLKQKLRYLNGHVEGEKGKGNHPFYVLASEVGLFRLCTCFCELVGTTHCAL; encoded by the exons ATGGATGCTTTGGGCAGTCTCCTTCCTCCTGTGGCTGGAAATGGTGATATGGCTAATTCAGTAGAATTACAAAAACTTCTAATGGATGAAAAATTGCGATGTGAACACCATAAAGCAAATTATCAAATCATAAAGACAGAACATCTAAG ATTACAGGAGAAATATACAAAATCACAAGATGAACTGAAGCAGTTGTTAGTTGAAAAGCAGACTGTACATGACAAATTTCAGTTACTTCTTGCTGAATATCAAGAGGAGTTGCTGGGTAAAACACAGGAGCTGGAAAAACTGAAGATGCAG GTGCTAACTCCTCAAAAATTAGAACTGTTAAAAGCACAAATACAGCAGGAATTGGAATCTCCTATGACAGAACATTATCGGAAGCTAGAAAAT GAAgtggaaaaatacagaacagaataTAACAAACTTCGTTATGAACATACTTTTCTGAAATCAGAATTTGAACATCAAAAGGAAGAACATGCACGTAttttagaagagaagaaaataaaatatgagtCTGAG ATTGCAAGGTTGGAGAAGGATAAAGAAGAACTCCATAATCAGCTGCTGAGTGTTGATCCCACGAGGGACAGTAAACGTGTGGAGGCACTCTCTAGAGAAAAGGCACAACTGTATCAGAAATTAAAAGGCTTAGAAGCAGAAGTAGCAGAACTAAGAGCAGAAAGAGACAATTGTGGTGTGCAAGCAGAAAATGTTCAAAGAGTACAAGTACGACAGTTAGCTGAGATGCAGGCTATGACAAGGTCTCTAGAG GCAGAAAAGAAGTCTGCTGAACTACAGATTGATCGAATTGAGAAAGAACTGCGGATGAGTCATGAGCAAAACATTCTCTTAACTAGCAAACTTCACAAATCTGAACGAGAAGTCAATGCCTTAGCTACTAAA GTAGAAGAACTTAAACATTCACATAAATTGGAAGTAACAAATGTCAAACTGGAGGCAGCAAGAACAAAGAGTGAGgtagaaagagagagaaacaagatTCAAAGTGAAATGGATG GATTGCTGTCAGACAAGGAAATTCTTAAGGCAGCTGTTGAACGTCATAAGGTGCTTTTAGTAGAAAAGGATCGGGAGCTAATTCGTAAAGTGCAAGCTGCCAAAGAGGAATTTTTTGAAAAAATTGCAGCCTTACAGGATGAAAA GTTAGAACTCGAGAATAGATTAGCTGATCTAGAGAAGATGAAAATGGAACAAGATACTTGGAGACAATCTGAAAAGGATCAGTATGAAGAGAAACTACGTGTTGTACAGATGGCGGAACAATCTAGCAAAAAGGAACTTCAGCGTTTGCG attaaaaattcAACAGCAAGCTATTCAGACAGAGGAATTGGAAGAAAAGAAACGTGAAAGTGCTGATCTGAAACAG aaattgaGGTATCTGAATGGCCAtgtggagggagaaaaaggaaagggaaatcaTCCTTTCTATGTGCTGGCTTCAGAGGTTGGACTTTTCAGACTCTGTACTTGTTTTTGTGAACTGGTTGGTACAACGCATTGTGCGTTATGA
- the CEP83 gene encoding centrosomal protein of 83 kDa isoform X1 — protein sequence MDALGSLLPPVAGNGDMANSVELQKLLMDEKLRCEHHKANYQIIKTEHLRLQEKYTKSQDELKQLLVEKQTVHDKFQLLLAEYQEELLGKTQELEKLKMQVLTPQKLELLKAQIQQELESPMTEHYRKLENEVEKYRTEYNKLRYEHTFLKSEFEHQKEEHARILEEKKIKYESEIARLEKDKEELHNQLLSVDPTRDSKRVEALSREKAQLYQKLKGLEAEVAELRAERDNCGVQAENVQRVQVRQLAEMQAMTRSLEAEKKSAELQIDRIEKELRMSHEQNILLTSKLHKSEREVNALATKVEELKHSHKLEVTNVKLEAARTKSEVERERNKIQSEMDGLLSDKEILKAAVERHKVLLVEKDRELIRKVQAAKEEFFEKIAALQDEKLELENRLADLEKMKMEQDTWRQSEKDQYEEKLRVVQMAEQSSKKELQRLRLKIQQQAIQTEELEEKKRESADLKQQVHDMQLQLASLSQSENDLVESNQKLKEIIERLKQECQHARTRAEKAQLETEKTLEYKRIEWLEEKHVLTQRITEKEEKYNQVKNRLCRAAVAQKKRKTLNDNKQRRMQEKLELLEAKIEELEKENQVLNRQNVSYEEYARLQKRLKDLQRRHNEFRSLILNPNLPSLNPVGLMSSSALPPGPEVSFPLLQEEQHQRELSLLRKRLEELETTQRKQLQDLGPSRERATVSAHRDLARTKNAGEGDAQSEDSKCC from the exons ATGGATGCTTTGGGCAGTCTCCTTCCTCCTGTGGCTGGAAATGGTGATATGGCTAATTCAGTAGAATTACAAAAACTTCTAATGGATGAAAAATTGCGATGTGAACACCATAAAGCAAATTATCAAATCATAAAGACAGAACATCTAAG ATTACAGGAGAAATATACAAAATCACAAGATGAACTGAAGCAGTTGTTAGTTGAAAAGCAGACTGTACATGACAAATTTCAGTTACTTCTTGCTGAATATCAAGAGGAGTTGCTGGGTAAAACACAGGAGCTGGAAAAACTGAAGATGCAG GTGCTAACTCCTCAAAAATTAGAACTGTTAAAAGCACAAATACAGCAGGAATTGGAATCTCCTATGACAGAACATTATCGGAAGCTAGAAAAT GAAgtggaaaaatacagaacagaataTAACAAACTTCGTTATGAACATACTTTTCTGAAATCAGAATTTGAACATCAAAAGGAAGAACATGCACGTAttttagaagagaagaaaataaaatatgagtCTGAG ATTGCAAGGTTGGAGAAGGATAAAGAAGAACTCCATAATCAGCTGCTGAGTGTTGATCCCACGAGGGACAGTAAACGTGTGGAGGCACTCTCTAGAGAAAAGGCACAACTGTATCAGAAATTAAAAGGCTTAGAAGCAGAAGTAGCAGAACTAAGAGCAGAAAGAGACAATTGTGGTGTGCAAGCAGAAAATGTTCAAAGAGTACAAGTACGACAGTTAGCTGAGATGCAGGCTATGACAAGGTCTCTAGAG GCAGAAAAGAAGTCTGCTGAACTACAGATTGATCGAATTGAGAAAGAACTGCGGATGAGTCATGAGCAAAACATTCTCTTAACTAGCAAACTTCACAAATCTGAACGAGAAGTCAATGCCTTAGCTACTAAA GTAGAAGAACTTAAACATTCACATAAATTGGAAGTAACAAATGTCAAACTGGAGGCAGCAAGAACAAAGAGTGAGgtagaaagagagagaaacaagatTCAAAGTGAAATGGATG GATTGCTGTCAGACAAGGAAATTCTTAAGGCAGCTGTTGAACGTCATAAGGTGCTTTTAGTAGAAAAGGATCGGGAGCTAATTCGTAAAGTGCAAGCTGCCAAAGAGGAATTTTTTGAAAAAATTGCAGCCTTACAGGATGAAAA GTTAGAACTCGAGAATAGATTAGCTGATCTAGAGAAGATGAAAATGGAACAAGATACTTGGAGACAATCTGAAAAGGATCAGTATGAAGAGAAACTACGTGTTGTACAGATGGCGGAACAATCTAGCAAAAAGGAACTTCAGCGTTTGCG attaaaaattcAACAGCAAGCTATTCAGACAGAGGAATTGGAAGAAAAGAAACGTGAAAGTGCTGATCTGAAACAG caagtTCATGACATGCAACTCCAGCTTGCGTCACTTTCCCAATCAGAAAATGATTTGGTGGAGTCTAATCAGAAGCTGAAGGAAATAATAGAGAGATTGAAACAAGAATGTCAACATGCAAGGACTCGGGCAGAAAAAGCTCAACTGGAAacagagaa GACCTTAGAATACAAACGTATAGAATGGCTGGAGGAGAAGCATGTGCTTACTCAGCGCatcacagagaaagaagagaaatacaacCAAGTGAAGAACAGGCTATGTCGAGCTGCTGTTGCTCAGAAAAAG AGAAAGACTCTCAATGATAATAAACAAAGGAGGATGCAAGAGAAACTAGAACTTTTGGAAGCCAAGATAGaagaactagaaaaagaaaatcaggtgtTAAATAG GCAGAATGTTTCCTATGAAGAATATGCACGCCTCCAGAAGAGACTAAAGGACTTGCAACGTAGGCACAATGAATTCCGGAGTTTAATTCTGAATCCTAACCTACCGTCACTCAATCCAGTCGGTCTAATGTCATCATCTGCCTTGCCTCCTGGTCCTGAAGTGTCCTTCCCCCTTCTTCAG
- the CEP83 gene encoding centrosomal protein of 83 kDa isoform X2 codes for MDALGSLLPPVAGNGDMANSVELQKLLMDEKLRCEHHKANYQIIKTEHLRLQEKYTKSQDELKQLLVEKQTVHDKFQLLLAEYQEELLGKTQELEKLKMQVLTPQKLELLKAQIQQELESPMTEHYRKLENEVEKYRTEYNKLRYEHTFLKSEFEHQKEEHARILEEKKIKYESEIARLEKDKEELHNQLLSVDPTRDSKRVEALSREKAQLYQKLKGLEAEVAELRAERDNCGVQAENVQRVQVRQLAEMQAMTRSLEAEKKSAELQIDRIEKELRMSHEQNILLTSKLHKSEREVNALATKVEELKHSHKLEVTNVKLEAARTKSEVERERNKIQSEMDGLLSDKEILKAAVERHKVLLVEKDRELIRKVQAAKEEFFEKIAALQDEKLELENRLADLEKMKMEQDTWRQSEKDQYEEKLRVVQMAEQSSKKELQRLRLKIQQQAIQTEELEEKKRESADLKQQVHDMQLQLASLSQSENDLVESNQKLKEIIERLKQECQHARTRAEKAQLETEKTLEYKRIEWLEEKHVLTQRITEKEEKYNQVKNRLCRAAVAQKKRKTLNDNKQRRMQEKLELLEAKIEELEKENQVLNRQNVSYEEYARLQKRLKDLQRRHNEFRSLILNPNLPSLNPVGLMSSSALPPGPEVSFPLLQEEQHQRELSLLRKRLEELETTQRKQLQDLGPSRERATKLLYQRGVLLGCCFD; via the exons ATGGATGCTTTGGGCAGTCTCCTTCCTCCTGTGGCTGGAAATGGTGATATGGCTAATTCAGTAGAATTACAAAAACTTCTAATGGATGAAAAATTGCGATGTGAACACCATAAAGCAAATTATCAAATCATAAAGACAGAACATCTAAG ATTACAGGAGAAATATACAAAATCACAAGATGAACTGAAGCAGTTGTTAGTTGAAAAGCAGACTGTACATGACAAATTTCAGTTACTTCTTGCTGAATATCAAGAGGAGTTGCTGGGTAAAACACAGGAGCTGGAAAAACTGAAGATGCAG GTGCTAACTCCTCAAAAATTAGAACTGTTAAAAGCACAAATACAGCAGGAATTGGAATCTCCTATGACAGAACATTATCGGAAGCTAGAAAAT GAAgtggaaaaatacagaacagaataTAACAAACTTCGTTATGAACATACTTTTCTGAAATCAGAATTTGAACATCAAAAGGAAGAACATGCACGTAttttagaagagaagaaaataaaatatgagtCTGAG ATTGCAAGGTTGGAGAAGGATAAAGAAGAACTCCATAATCAGCTGCTGAGTGTTGATCCCACGAGGGACAGTAAACGTGTGGAGGCACTCTCTAGAGAAAAGGCACAACTGTATCAGAAATTAAAAGGCTTAGAAGCAGAAGTAGCAGAACTAAGAGCAGAAAGAGACAATTGTGGTGTGCAAGCAGAAAATGTTCAAAGAGTACAAGTACGACAGTTAGCTGAGATGCAGGCTATGACAAGGTCTCTAGAG GCAGAAAAGAAGTCTGCTGAACTACAGATTGATCGAATTGAGAAAGAACTGCGGATGAGTCATGAGCAAAACATTCTCTTAACTAGCAAACTTCACAAATCTGAACGAGAAGTCAATGCCTTAGCTACTAAA GTAGAAGAACTTAAACATTCACATAAATTGGAAGTAACAAATGTCAAACTGGAGGCAGCAAGAACAAAGAGTGAGgtagaaagagagagaaacaagatTCAAAGTGAAATGGATG GATTGCTGTCAGACAAGGAAATTCTTAAGGCAGCTGTTGAACGTCATAAGGTGCTTTTAGTAGAAAAGGATCGGGAGCTAATTCGTAAAGTGCAAGCTGCCAAAGAGGAATTTTTTGAAAAAATTGCAGCCTTACAGGATGAAAA GTTAGAACTCGAGAATAGATTAGCTGATCTAGAGAAGATGAAAATGGAACAAGATACTTGGAGACAATCTGAAAAGGATCAGTATGAAGAGAAACTACGTGTTGTACAGATGGCGGAACAATCTAGCAAAAAGGAACTTCAGCGTTTGCG attaaaaattcAACAGCAAGCTATTCAGACAGAGGAATTGGAAGAAAAGAAACGTGAAAGTGCTGATCTGAAACAG caagtTCATGACATGCAACTCCAGCTTGCGTCACTTTCCCAATCAGAAAATGATTTGGTGGAGTCTAATCAGAAGCTGAAGGAAATAATAGAGAGATTGAAACAAGAATGTCAACATGCAAGGACTCGGGCAGAAAAAGCTCAACTGGAAacagagaa GACCTTAGAATACAAACGTATAGAATGGCTGGAGGAGAAGCATGTGCTTACTCAGCGCatcacagagaaagaagagaaatacaacCAAGTGAAGAACAGGCTATGTCGAGCTGCTGTTGCTCAGAAAAAG AGAAAGACTCTCAATGATAATAAACAAAGGAGGATGCAAGAGAAACTAGAACTTTTGGAAGCCAAGATAGaagaactagaaaaagaaaatcaggtgtTAAATAG GCAGAATGTTTCCTATGAAGAATATGCACGCCTCCAGAAGAGACTAAAGGACTTGCAACGTAGGCACAATGAATTCCGGAGTTTAATTCTGAATCCTAACCTACCGTCACTCAATCCAGTCGGTCTAATGTCATCATCTGCCTTGCCTCCTGGTCCTGAAGTGTCCTTCCCCCTTCTTCAG